The following proteins are encoded in a genomic region of Burkholderia pyrrocinia:
- a CDS encoding H-NS family nucleoid-associated regulatory protein, which produces MSSYKDLLAQREKLEKQIEEAKSREYAEVLNDVKQKIADYGFSLAELGLSRAKAGKVGRPRAGVAAKYRDPETGATWSGRGKPPRWIAGKNREQFVI; this is translated from the coding sequence ATGTCTTCTTACAAGGACCTGCTGGCCCAGCGGGAGAAGCTGGAGAAGCAAATCGAAGAAGCGAAGTCGCGTGAATACGCTGAAGTGCTGAATGACGTGAAGCAGAAAATTGCCGACTACGGCTTTTCGCTCGCCGAACTCGGTCTCAGCCGCGCGAAGGCAGGCAAGGTTGGCCGTCCGCGCGCAGGCGTGGCTGCGAAATACCGCGATCCGGAAACGGGCGCGACGTGGTCGGGCCGCGGCAAGCCGCCGCGCTGGATCGCCGGCAAGAACCGCGAACAGTTTGTGATTTAA
- a CDS encoding cation diffusion facilitator family transporter translates to MSTFSGDAQSADKHAVARKSTLVSIVLNVVLATFQIVVGTIAHSQALIADGVHSISDLISDFVVLVANRHSGASPDADHNYGHSRYETVASLFLGAILIAVGIGMLWRAGDRLVNLENIPAVHFSALLVALTVLVSKEALFRYMLREARRVRSAMLVANAWHARSDAASSLVVAIGIVGSLAGVRLLDPIAAAIVGFMVARMGWTFGYDALQDLSDRALGTADAAEIRALLAATPGVRDVHDLRTRKMGDAALVDAHILVDPKISVSEGHYIAETARARVLSDPRVLDALIHVDPENDAARRPALALPPRGEIAARLEAALARRGLRAAEINLHYLSTGLEIDVTLASDLRDTDAALAGRLDVDALRHEFGARRIGFTRAMPAQA, encoded by the coding sequence ATGTCCACGTTTTCCGGCGACGCGCAGAGCGCAGATAAGCACGCGGTTGCGCGCAAGAGCACGCTCGTCAGTATTGTGCTGAATGTCGTGCTTGCGACTTTTCAGATCGTCGTCGGCACGATTGCGCATTCGCAGGCATTGATTGCTGACGGTGTGCATTCGATTTCCGATTTGATCTCGGATTTTGTCGTGCTGGTTGCGAATCGGCATAGCGGCGCATCGCCGGATGCCGACCACAATTACGGACACAGCCGCTATGAGACGGTTGCTTCGCTGTTTCTCGGCGCGATCCTGATTGCGGTCGGAATCGGCATGCTCTGGCGGGCCGGCGACCGGCTCGTTAATCTCGAAAACATCCCGGCCGTGCATTTTTCCGCGCTGCTCGTCGCGCTGACGGTGCTCGTGTCGAAAGAAGCGCTGTTTCGCTACATGCTGCGCGAGGCACGGCGCGTGCGCTCGGCGATGCTCGTCGCGAACGCATGGCATGCGCGGTCGGATGCCGCGTCGTCGCTCGTCGTCGCGATCGGCATCGTCGGCAGCCTGGCCGGTGTGCGGCTGCTCGACCCGATCGCGGCGGCGATCGTCGGCTTCATGGTCGCGCGCATGGGCTGGACGTTCGGCTATGACGCGCTGCAGGACCTTTCCGACCGCGCGCTCGGGACGGCCGACGCGGCCGAGATCCGCGCGCTGCTCGCGGCGACGCCCGGCGTGCGCGACGTGCACGATCTGCGCACGCGCAAGATGGGCGATGCCGCGCTCGTCGACGCGCACATCCTCGTCGATCCGAAGATCTCCGTCTCCGAAGGGCATTACATCGCCGAGACCGCGCGTGCGCGCGTGCTGTCCGACCCGCGCGTGCTCGATGCGCTGATCCATGTCGACCCGGAGAACGACGCGGCGCGCCGTCCGGCGCTCGCGCTGCCGCCGCGCGGCGAGATCGCGGCACGGCTCGAGGCCGCGCTCGCGCGGCGCGGGCTGCGCGCGGCGGAGATCAACCTGCATTACCTGAGTACGGGGCTCGAGATCGACGTGACGCTCGCCAGCGATCTGCGCGACACCGATGCGGCGCTGGCCGGCCGGCTCGATGTCGACGCGCTGAGGCACGAGTTCGGCGCGCGCCGGATCGGCTTCACGCGCGCGATGCCCGCGCAGGCGTGA
- a CDS encoding MFS transporter, which translates to MSESSSAESSSPFAAPPDAHRVLSLPARQRARTASMALFFVAGMMYASWGVHVPTVRDKFALSPGMLSIALFAVAGGSIAAMLTIARWIARVGSRTACLAGGLVMSACAALILVVPDYWMLLAVLALFGFSMATLDVAMNAEASAVEIALGKPIMSSLHGMFSIGGMSGAAAGGALLSAGMAPAVHLALAAAASAAVLVAASPAVLPHVPHHEHAHGGSNRWRSPALWMLGGIALVALIAEGAMYDWATVYMRDVVAASPALASAAYAAFSGGMAIARFAGDAVRARFGAPQLVFASASLACAGMIGALLLPYPAAVLTGFTLMGLGLANMMPVLFAAAARVKGIHAAEGLAHVAGLAYFGLLFGPVVIGAVAQAANLTIGLSVVALCAALVAAIAPKVLAHLKI; encoded by the coding sequence GTGTCCGAATCTTCCTCCGCTGAATCGTCGTCCCCGTTCGCCGCGCCGCCCGACGCGCATCGCGTGCTGTCGCTCCCGGCCCGCCAGCGTGCGCGCACGGCGTCGATGGCGCTGTTCTTCGTCGCCGGCATGATGTACGCGTCGTGGGGCGTGCACGTGCCGACCGTGCGCGACAAGTTCGCGCTGAGCCCCGGGATGCTGTCGATCGCGCTGTTCGCGGTCGCCGGCGGCTCGATCGCCGCGATGCTGACCATCGCGCGCTGGATCGCGCGCGTCGGCTCGCGCACCGCGTGCCTCGCGGGCGGGCTGGTGATGTCCGCGTGCGCGGCGCTGATCCTCGTCGTGCCCGACTACTGGATGCTGCTCGCGGTGCTGGCGCTGTTCGGCTTCTCGATGGCGACGCTCGATGTCGCGATGAACGCCGAGGCCAGCGCGGTCGAGATCGCGCTCGGCAAGCCGATCATGTCGTCGCTGCACGGGATGTTCAGCATCGGCGGGATGTCGGGCGCGGCGGCCGGCGGCGCGCTGCTGTCGGCTGGCATGGCGCCGGCCGTGCATCTCGCGCTCGCGGCGGCGGCGAGCGCCGCGGTGCTCGTGGCCGCGAGCCCGGCCGTGCTGCCGCATGTGCCGCACCACGAACACGCGCACGGCGGCAGCAATCGCTGGCGCTCGCCCGCGTTGTGGATGCTCGGCGGCATCGCGCTCGTCGCGCTGATCGCCGAAGGCGCGATGTACGACTGGGCGACGGTCTACATGCGCGACGTCGTCGCGGCGAGCCCGGCGCTCGCGAGCGCCGCGTACGCGGCGTTCTCGGGCGGGATGGCCATCGCGCGCTTCGCGGGCGACGCCGTGCGCGCCCGCTTCGGCGCGCCGCAGCTCGTGTTCGCGAGCGCGTCGCTCGCGTGCGCGGGCATGATCGGCGCGCTGCTGCTGCCGTATCCGGCCGCGGTGCTGACCGGCTTCACGCTGATGGGCCTCGGCCTCGCGAACATGATGCCCGTGCTGTTCGCGGCCGCCGCGCGCGTGAAAGGCATCCACGCGGCCGAAGGGCTCGCGCATGTGGCGGGGCTCGCGTATTTCGGACTGCTGTTCGGTCCGGTCGTGATCGGCGCGGTCGCGCAGGCCGCGAACCTGACGATCGGCCTGTCGGTCGTCGCGCTGTGCGCAGCGCTTGTCGCGGCCATCGCGCCGAAAGTGCTCGCACACCTGAAGATCTGA
- a CDS encoding HugZ family protein, translated as MNIDPAFALHLLHRCALGTLATHARDPQGFPYPTVVPFAPDASHRPVILVSGLAEHTRNLAADPRAGFLVVDAPDGDVLNAERATLLGRFVPLGDNPHVTARYRRYEPDAARYLALGDFTFWALDVERLRYIGGFGRMGWVDGTQLDALPPLAFDEEQALWDAYDAGDARRDGLELLGVDRHGADWRCDGRRVRTPFDAPPADAGALRERLIACARDVA; from the coding sequence TTGAACATCGATCCCGCCTTCGCCCTGCATCTGCTGCATCGCTGCGCGCTCGGCACGCTTGCCACCCACGCACGCGATCCGCAGGGCTTCCCGTATCCGACGGTCGTCCCGTTTGCACCCGATGCAAGCCATCGGCCCGTGATCCTCGTGAGCGGCCTCGCCGAGCACACGCGCAATCTTGCCGCCGATCCGCGCGCGGGCTTCCTCGTCGTCGACGCGCCCGACGGCGACGTGCTGAACGCCGAGCGCGCGACGCTGCTCGGCCGGTTCGTGCCGCTCGGCGACAATCCGCACGTCACCGCGCGCTACCGGCGCTACGAGCCGGACGCCGCGCGCTATCTCGCGCTTGGCGATTTCACGTTCTGGGCGCTCGATGTCGAGCGGCTGCGCTATATCGGCGGTTTCGGGCGCATGGGCTGGGTCGACGGCACGCAGCTCGATGCGCTGCCGCCGCTCGCCTTCGACGAGGAACAGGCGCTGTGGGACGCCTACGATGCCGGCGATGCGCGCCGCGACGGGCTTGAATTGCTCGGTGTCGATCGCCACGGCGCCGACTGGCGATGCGACGGCCGCCGCGTGCGCACGCCGTTCGATGCGCCGCCGGCCGATGCCGGCGCGCTGCGTGAACGGTTGATTGCGTGCGCGCGGGATGTGGCGTGA